A DNA window from Pseudomonas wuhanensis contains the following coding sequences:
- the tssF gene encoding type VI secretion system baseplate subunit TssF, which produces MNPRLLELYNQELHHVRESAAEFAQEYPKIASRLTLSGMDCADPYVERLLEGFAYLTARVQLKLDAEYPTFTHNLLEIAYPHYLAPTPSMTVVQLQADPDEGSLSSGFPLPRDTVLRAALGRETQTCCEYRTAHAVTLWPLQVSQAEYFGNPSAVLGRMAASEPKAKAGLRLTLRTGAELPFNSLALDNLPLYLSGADEQPFRLYEQLLGNVCAVFARQPGGDWVERLPQDALRSVGFDDTDAALPVVSRAFQGYRLLQEYFALPHRFLFVDFTQLSRAVKRCDGQTLELIVLFDRHDPSLEGSVGAAQFLPFCTPAINLFPKRLDRIHLSERVNEHHVIADRTRPMDFEIHSLTTLTGHGTGSEQPFLPFYAVRDPSRYGRDQAWYTVRREPRVLSSGQRRNGPRSTYIGSETFVSLVDSQQAPYRHDLRQLGVTALCTNRDLPLFMSVGNSKTDFTLADSAPVAAVRCVAGPSRPRASHAHDAKAWRLISQLSLNYLSLSEQGQGAAALRELLRLYGDSNDAALQLQIEGLREVSSKACTRRLPMPGPIVFGRGLEITLEFDENAFRGTGVFLLGAVFERFLARYVSINSFTETVIRTTERGEIMRWKAKPGRRPTL; this is translated from the coding sequence ATGAACCCGCGCCTGCTGGAACTGTACAACCAGGAATTGCACCACGTGCGCGAAAGCGCGGCGGAGTTCGCTCAGGAATACCCGAAAATCGCCAGTCGGCTGACGTTGTCCGGCATGGACTGCGCCGACCCGTACGTCGAGCGCTTGCTGGAAGGGTTCGCCTACCTGACGGCGCGGGTACAGCTCAAACTCGATGCCGAATACCCGACCTTCACTCATAACCTGCTGGAAATCGCGTACCCCCATTACCTGGCGCCAACACCGTCGATGACCGTGGTGCAATTGCAGGCCGACCCTGATGAAGGCTCGCTGAGCAGCGGCTTCCCGCTGCCCCGGGACACGGTTCTGCGTGCCGCCCTGGGTCGCGAAACCCAAACCTGCTGCGAGTACCGCACCGCCCACGCGGTGACGTTGTGGCCGTTGCAGGTCAGCCAGGCCGAGTATTTCGGCAACCCGTCCGCCGTGCTCGGGCGCATGGCCGCCAGCGAACCCAAGGCCAAGGCCGGTCTTCGCCTGACCCTGCGCACCGGCGCCGAACTACCGTTCAACAGTCTGGCCCTGGACAACCTGCCGCTGTACCTCAGCGGTGCAGACGAACAACCCTTCCGCCTCTACGAACAGCTGCTGGGCAACGTCTGCGCCGTGTTCGCCCGTCAGCCCGGCGGTGATTGGGTGGAACGCCTGCCGCAGGACGCGCTGCGTTCCGTGGGATTCGATGACACCGACGCCGCGCTACCAGTGGTCTCGCGGGCCTTCCAGGGCTATCGCCTGTTGCAGGAATACTTCGCCCTGCCCCACCGCTTTCTGTTTGTCGACTTCACCCAATTGAGCCGGGCGGTCAAACGCTGCGACGGCCAGACACTGGAATTGATCGTGCTGTTCGACCGTCACGATCCGAGCCTGGAAGGCAGCGTCGGAGCCGCGCAGTTCCTGCCGTTCTGCACCCCGGCCATCAACTTGTTTCCCAAACGCCTGGATCGCATCCACTTGTCGGAACGGGTCAATGAACACCATGTGATCGCCGACCGCACCCGGCCGATGGATTTCGAGATTCATTCCCTGACCACCCTCACCGGCCACGGCACCGGGTCGGAGCAGCCTTTTTTGCCGTTCTATGCGGTACGCGATCCGTCTCGTTATGGCCGCGATCAAGCCTGGTACACGGTGCGGCGCGAACCCCGCGTGCTGTCCAGCGGCCAGCGGCGCAACGGCCCGCGTTCGACTTACATCGGCAGCGAAACCTTCGTCAGTCTGGTGGACAGCCAGCAGGCGCCTTATCGCCACGACCTGCGCCAACTGGGCGTAACGGCGTTGTGCACCAACCGCGACCTGCCGCTGTTCATGAGCGTGGGCAATAGCAAGACCGACTTCACCCTGGCCGACAGCGCACCGGTAGCGGCGGTGCGCTGCGTGGCAGGCCCGAGCCGCCCACGCGCCAGTCATGCCCATGACGCCAAGGCGTGGCGGCTGATCAGCCAGCTGTCGCTCAATTACTTGTCCCTCAGCGAGCAAGGCCAGGGCGCCGCCGCCCTGCGCGAACTGCTGCGCCTGTATGGCGACAGCAACGATGCGGCGTTGCAATTGCAGATCGAAGGCCTGCGCGAAGTCAGCAGCAAGGCCTGCACCCGACGCTTGCCAATGCCGGGCCCGATCGTGTTTGGTCGTGGCCTGGAGATCACCCTGGAATTCGATGAAAACGCGTTTCGCGGCACTGGAGTCTTCTTGCTCGGTGCCGTGTTCGAGCGCTTCCTGGCACGCTACGTGTCGATCAACAGTTTTACCGAGACGGTGATCCGTACCACCGAACGCGGCGAGATCATGCGATGGAAAGCCAAGCCCGGACGCCGTCCGACCCTGTGA
- the tssE gene encoding type VI secretion system baseplate subunit TssE, whose translation MVTEIATRDRLQPSLLDRLTDDDPSNLKESADKRVLSLTQLKASVLRDLAWLLNTTSLLSADATLHTPAGTSVVNFGLPALAGNSASNVDIAALEALIHQAIATFEPRILRNTLRVRARASAEMNHNALSFEIEGDLWAQPVPLRLMLQTDLDLESGHVRVINADQRRRS comes from the coding sequence GTGGTAACCGAAATCGCCACCCGCGATCGCCTGCAACCGTCCCTGCTGGACCGGTTGACCGACGACGACCCGAGCAACCTGAAGGAAAGCGCCGACAAGCGCGTGCTATCCCTGACCCAACTGAAAGCCTCGGTGCTGCGTGATTTGGCGTGGCTGCTCAACACCACTTCATTGCTCAGCGCCGATGCGACGTTGCACACCCCGGCCGGCACGTCGGTGGTCAACTTCGGGCTGCCGGCCCTGGCCGGCAACAGTGCGTCGAACGTCGATATCGCGGCGCTTGAAGCGCTGATCCACCAGGCTATCGCCACGTTCGAACCGCGGATTCTGCGTAACACGTTGCGCGTGCGGGCCCGGGCATCCGCCGAGATGAACCACAACGCCCTGAGTTTCGAGATCGAAGGCGATCTCTGGGCCCAGCCAGTGCCGCTGCGCCTGATGCTGCAAACCGACCTGGACCTGGAATCCGGCCATGTGCGAGTGATCAACGCCGATCAGCGGAGACGCTCATGA
- a CDS encoding type VI secretion system amidase effector protein Tae4, translating into MAKPSFINLWSSYPTVKDPCDQPWGNQCAIRMSVALNGELTIKVNKSTYTDPKCKHDHARGAESLANWLWRHHLGRPTILSGSAADRLKLSQKTGIIFFKDCFSRANEPESERSGDHIDLWNRGRTKGFFDGDFLSRQVWFWELT; encoded by the coding sequence ATGGCCAAGCCTTCGTTTATTAATTTGTGGAGCAGCTATCCCACCGTCAAGGATCCATGCGACCAGCCCTGGGGCAACCAGTGCGCGATTCGTATGAGTGTCGCGTTGAATGGCGAGCTGACCATCAAGGTCAACAAATCGACCTACACCGATCCCAAATGCAAGCATGACCATGCCCGTGGCGCCGAGTCTCTGGCGAACTGGCTGTGGCGGCATCATTTGGGGCGTCCGACCATTTTGAGTGGTAGCGCAGCCGATCGTCTGAAACTCAGCCAGAAGACCGGAATCATCTTTTTCAAGGATTGCTTTAGCCGTGCAAACGAGCCTGAAAGCGAGCGCTCAGGCGACCACATCGATCTATGGAATCGTGGCCGAACCAAAGGCTTCTTTGATGGTGATTTCCTTTCCAGACAGGTCTGGTTCTGGGAGTTGACATGA
- a CDS encoding Hcp family type VI secretion system effector — protein sequence MAVDIFIKIGDIKGESMDKAHKDEIDVLNWSWGMSQSGNMHVGSGGGAGKVNIQDLSLTKYVDKASPNLMMHCASGKHIDKVKLTVRKAGGESQVEYMIINLEEVLVTSLSTGGSGSDDRLTENLTLNFAKVLVDYQPQKADGTKEGGPVKFGWNIRQNVKV from the coding sequence ATGGCTGTTGATATTTTCATCAAGATCGGCGACATCAAGGGCGAGTCCATGGACAAGGCCCACAAGGACGAAATCGACGTCTTGAACTGGAGCTGGGGCATGTCTCAGTCCGGCAACATGCACGTGGGCAGCGGCGGCGGTGCCGGCAAGGTGAATATCCAGGACCTGTCGCTGACCAAATACGTCGACAAGGCCTCACCGAACCTGATGATGCACTGCGCCAGCGGCAAGCACATCGACAAGGTCAAGCTGACCGTGCGCAAGGCCGGCGGCGAAAGCCAGGTCGAGTACATGATCATCAACCTGGAAGAAGTGCTGGTCACTTCCCTGAGCACCGGCGGCTCGGGCAGCGATGATCGCCTGACCGAAAACCTCACCCTGAACTTCGCCAAGGTGCTGGTGGACTACCAGCCGCAAAAAGCCGATGGCACCAAGGAAGGCGGACCGGTCAAGTTCGGCTGGAACATCCGCCAGAACGTCAAGGTGTAA
- the tssC gene encoding type VI secretion system contractile sheath large subunit encodes MTDSVRADAQTLGTIEEASEFASLLLQEFKPKTERAREAVETAVRTLAEQALAQTDLVSNDAIKSIESIIAAIDAKLTAQVNQVIHHPDFQQLESAWRGLHYLVNNTESDEQLKIRVLNISKTDLHKTLKKFKGTAWDQSPIFKKMYEEEYGQFGGEPYGCLVGDYYFDQSPPDVELLGELSKVCAAMHSPFIAAASPTVMGMGSWQELSNPRDLTKIFTTPEYAGWRSLRESEDSRYIGLTMPRFLARLPYGAKTDPVEAFAFEESTDGADSSKYTWANAAYAMAVNINRSFKHFGWCSRIRGVESGGEVENLPAHTFPTDDGGVDMKCPTEIAISDRREAELAKNGFMPLLHKKNTDFAAFIGAQSLQKPAEYDDPDATANANLAARLPYLFATCRFAHYLKCIVRDKIGSFKEKDEMQRWLQDWILNYVDGDPAHSTETTKAQHPLAAAEVIVEDVEGNPGYYNSRFYLRPHYQLEGLTVSLRLVSKLPSAKGA; translated from the coding sequence ATGACCGATTCAGTACGTGCAGACGCTCAGACACTGGGCACCATCGAAGAAGCCAGCGAGTTCGCCTCCCTGCTGCTGCAAGAATTCAAACCCAAGACCGAACGTGCTCGCGAAGCCGTCGAGACCGCCGTGCGCACCCTGGCCGAACAGGCTCTGGCGCAGACCGACCTGGTGTCCAACGACGCCATCAAGTCGATCGAATCAATCATCGCCGCCATCGACGCCAAGCTCACCGCTCAGGTCAATCAGGTCATCCATCACCCGGACTTCCAGCAACTGGAAAGTGCCTGGCGTGGCCTGCACTACCTGGTCAACAACACCGAGAGCGATGAGCAACTGAAGATTCGCGTGCTCAACATCTCCAAGACCGACCTGCACAAGACCCTGAAGAAATTCAAGGGCACCGCATGGGACCAGAGCCCGATCTTCAAGAAGATGTACGAAGAAGAATACGGCCAGTTCGGCGGCGAACCTTACGGTTGCCTCGTGGGCGATTACTACTTCGACCAGTCGCCGCCGGATGTCGAGTTGCTGGGCGAGTTGTCGAAAGTCTGCGCCGCCATGCACTCGCCGTTCATCGCCGCCGCATCGCCGACCGTGATGGGGATGGGCTCGTGGCAGGAACTGTCGAACCCGCGCGATCTGACCAAAATCTTCACCACCCCGGAATACGCCGGCTGGCGCTCTCTGCGCGAATCGGAAGACTCGCGCTACATCGGCCTGACCATGCCGCGCTTCCTCGCGCGTCTGCCATATGGCGCCAAGACCGATCCGGTGGAGGCCTTCGCCTTCGAAGAAAGCACCGACGGTGCCGACAGTTCCAAGTACACGTGGGCCAACGCTGCTTACGCGATGGCGGTGAACATCAACCGTTCGTTCAAACACTTCGGCTGGTGCTCGCGCATTCGTGGCGTGGAGTCTGGCGGTGAAGTGGAAAACCTGCCGGCGCACACCTTCCCGACTGACGATGGTGGCGTGGACATGAAGTGCCCAACCGAAATCGCCATTTCGGACCGCCGCGAAGCGGAACTGGCGAAGAACGGTTTCATGCCGCTGCTGCACAAGAAAAACACCGACTTCGCCGCGTTCATCGGCGCCCAGTCGTTGCAGAAACCGGCCGAGTACGACGACCCGGACGCCACCGCCAACGCCAACCTGGCTGCGCGCCTGCCGTACCTGTTCGCTACCTGCCGTTTCGCTCATTACTTGAAGTGCATCGTGCGCGACAAGATCGGCTCCTTCAAAGAGAAGGACGAAATGCAGCGCTGGTTGCAGGACTGGATCCTCAACTACGTCGACGGTGACCCGGCGCACTCCACCGAAACCACCAAGGCCCAGCACCCATTGGCGGCGGCCGAAGTGATCGTCGAGGACGTGGAAGGCAACCCGGGGTACTACAACTCCAGGTTCTACCTGCGCCCGCACTATCAGCTCGAAGGGCTGACCGTGTCGCTGCGTCTGGTATCCAAGCTGCCTTCGGCCAAAGGCGCATAA
- the tssB gene encoding type VI secretion system contractile sheath small subunit: MAKQSSQKFIARNRAPRVQIEYDVELYGAEKKVQLPFVMGVMADLAGKPAEPLAPVADRKFLEVDVDNFDSRLKAMQPRVAFHVPNELTGEGNLSLDITFESMDDFSPAAVARKVDSLNKLLEARTQLANLLTYMDGKTGAEEIIMKAIKDPALLQALASAPKPAEPQA, translated from the coding sequence GTGGCGAAGCAAAGTTCTCAGAAATTCATCGCGCGCAACCGCGCGCCTCGAGTGCAGATCGAGTACGACGTCGAACTCTACGGCGCCGAGAAAAAAGTCCAGCTGCCCTTCGTCATGGGCGTGATGGCGGACCTCGCCGGCAAGCCCGCCGAGCCTCTGGCGCCTGTGGCCGATCGCAAGTTCCTCGAAGTGGATGTCGACAACTTCGACTCGCGCCTCAAGGCCATGCAGCCACGCGTCGCGTTCCACGTGCCCAACGAGCTGACCGGCGAAGGCAACCTGAGTCTGGACATCACTTTTGAAAGCATGGACGACTTCAGCCCGGCCGCCGTGGCGCGCAAGGTCGACTCGCTGAACAAGTTGCTCGAAGCGCGCACCCAACTGGCCAACCTGCTGACCTACATGGACGGCAAGACCGGTGCCGAAGAAATCATCATGAAGGCCATCAAGGATCCGGCGCTGCTCCAGGCGCTTGCCAGTGCGCCGAAGCCAGCCGAGCCTCAGGCTTAA
- the tssA gene encoding type VI secretion system protein TssA translates to MEVPLLLAAVSATSPCGEDLEYDADFLRLERDSLGQPERSMGDSILPAAPPEWRSIQQQSLDLLQRSKDLRITHFLLQSSLALEGVTGLARVLTLISELLKQYWADLHPRLDAEDDNDPTVRINALAGLTSDATIRLLRESILARSRTFGAVSLRAAANASGLQSFPDENLGAEQLAGAFLDSDPEQLEITRAALHEARSVAEAIEQQISEHVGSAQGVDLGPLKQPLKMALQILGQFAPQSGDSPLPDSISDDSAAPVEHSTAPSTPRSTGEINNRDDVLRSLDRILAYYTRHEPSSPLPVLLNRAKNLVHADFAAIVRNLIPDGMSQFENLRGPDGE, encoded by the coding sequence GTGGAAGTGCCTTTGTTGCTCGCCGCCGTTTCCGCGACTTCGCCTTGTGGCGAAGATCTGGAATATGACGCGGATTTTTTGCGCCTGGAACGCGATTCCCTGGGCCAGCCCGAGCGCAGCATGGGCGATTCGATATTGCCTGCCGCCCCCCCCGAATGGCGCAGCATCCAGCAGCAAAGTCTGGATTTGTTGCAGCGCAGCAAAGACCTGCGTATCACCCATTTCCTTTTGCAAAGCTCGCTTGCCCTCGAAGGCGTCACCGGCCTGGCCCGCGTCCTGACACTGATCAGCGAATTGCTCAAGCAATACTGGGCCGACCTGCATCCACGCCTGGATGCCGAAGACGACAACGACCCCACCGTGCGCATCAATGCCCTCGCCGGCCTGACATCCGATGCCACCATTCGCCTGCTGCGCGAAAGCATCCTGGCCCGTTCGCGAACCTTTGGCGCTGTCAGCCTGCGCGCCGCCGCCAATGCCAGCGGCCTGCAAAGCTTCCCTGACGAAAACCTCGGCGCCGAGCAGCTCGCCGGGGCGTTCCTGGATAGCGATCCCGAACAGTTGGAAATTACCCGCGCAGCGTTGCATGAGGCTCGTAGCGTCGCCGAGGCCATCGAGCAACAGATCAGCGAACACGTCGGTTCCGCCCAGGGCGTTGACCTTGGTCCGTTGAAGCAACCGCTCAAAATGGCCTTGCAGATTCTCGGCCAGTTCGCCCCGCAGAGCGGCGACAGCCCCCTGCCCGATTCCATCAGCGACGACAGTGCCGCGCCGGTTGAACACTCCACCGCGCCGAGCACACCGCGCAGCACTGGCGAAATCAACAACCGCGACGACGTGTTGCGCAGCCTGGACCGGATTCTTGCGTACTACACCCGTCATGAGCCCTCCAGCCCGCTGCCGGTGCTGTTGAACCGGGCGAAGAATTTGGTGCACGCCGACTTTGCGGCCATCGTGCGCAACCTGATTCCCGACGGCATGAGCCAATTTGAAAACCTGCGCGGACCAGACGGCGAATAA
- the tagH gene encoding type VI secretion system-associated FHA domain protein TagH: MSLCLTITSYHKITPGQCPEKSMDQGVMAIGRNSDNDWVLPDPERLVSGKHCVIQYKDGRYYLTDNSTNGVELVKAGLRLRKGNSEPLQDGEVIRIGDYEIQARIDFSLPVTDGNPFADSSSSFEALMGRQGAVVNTPTSLPVTPPAHFQGVSAMDTMPDLFDFLTPTSVPPATQPDHVPAEQHDFRPPTPIPNPTPVATPAPLASAPVIPEDWDLFSDKPAPVIVAALPVAEVAPPPVPHISAPIEPAPLREPPVAIVERPVTPADNSQPDLLQAFLRGAGLDQLRLDKAQAEAQMESIGRSYRLMVEGLIDVLRARSSLKGEFRIQQTMIQPVENNPLKFAPNVDEALLLLLRHSNQAFMAPDLAVRDSFDDLRAHQLAVMAGVEAAIKHLLARFEPAQLEERMGKPGGLSSIFNGSRQAQYWQQFTELYSNISREAQEDFQDLFGREFSRAYEEHSTRQRRG; encoded by the coding sequence ATGTCGCTGTGTTTGACTATCACTAGTTATCACAAAATTACCCCTGGCCAGTGCCCTGAGAAATCCATGGATCAGGGCGTGATGGCAATAGGCCGTAATTCTGATAATGACTGGGTATTACCCGATCCAGAGCGCTTGGTTTCCGGAAAACATTGCGTTATTCAATATAAAGATGGCCGGTATTACTTAACTGATAACAGCACTAACGGTGTGGAATTGGTCAAGGCCGGTCTTCGTCTGCGCAAGGGCAACAGCGAGCCGTTGCAAGATGGCGAAGTTATCCGCATCGGTGATTATGAAATCCAGGCGCGTATCGATTTCAGTCTGCCGGTGACTGACGGCAACCCTTTCGCCGATTCGTCCAGCAGCTTCGAGGCCCTGATGGGGCGTCAGGGCGCCGTCGTGAATACGCCGACGTCGTTGCCCGTGACACCACCTGCACATTTTCAGGGCGTATCGGCCATGGACACGATGCCGGACCTGTTCGACTTTCTGACACCGACCAGCGTCCCGCCGGCCACCCAGCCCGACCATGTCCCGGCCGAGCAACACGACTTCCGCCCACCGACTCCGATCCCCAACCCAACGCCCGTGGCCACGCCTGCGCCGCTGGCGTCGGCCCCGGTGATTCCGGAAGATTGGGACCTGTTCAGCGACAAGCCTGCGCCGGTGATTGTCGCCGCCCTGCCCGTTGCAGAGGTTGCGCCGCCGCCCGTACCTCACATCAGCGCACCGATCGAACCGGCACCCCTACGCGAACCGCCCGTGGCCATCGTCGAACGCCCGGTCACCCCGGCCGACAATTCTCAACCCGACCTGTTGCAAGCCTTTCTGCGCGGTGCCGGGCTGGATCAGTTGCGCCTGGACAAGGCCCAGGCCGAAGCACAAATGGAAAGCATCGGCCGCAGTTATCGGCTGATGGTCGAAGGCCTGATCGATGTCTTGCGCGCCCGTAGCAGCCTCAAGGGCGAGTTCCGCATTCAGCAAACGATGATTCAGCCGGTGGAAAACAATCCGCTGAAATTCGCTCCCAACGTCGATGAAGCATTGCTGTTGCTGTTGCGCCACAGCAATCAGGCGTTCATGGCGCCGGACCTGGCGGTACGTGACAGTTTCGATGACTTGCGTGCCCACCAATTGGCGGTGATGGCCGGCGTGGAAGCTGCGATCAAGCACCTGCTGGCGCGCTTCGAGCCGGCGCAACTGGAAGAGCGCATGGGCAAGCCCGGTGGCCTGTCGAGCATTTTCAATGGCTCGCGACAGGCCCAGTACTGGCAGCAGTTCACCGAGCTCTACAGCAATATTTCCCGCGAGGCCCAAGAGGATTTCCAGGACCTGTTCGGTCGGGAGTTCAGCCGCGCCTACGAAGAACACAGTACAAGGCAGCGCCGCGGCTGA
- the tssJ gene encoding type VI secretion system lipoprotein TssJ, with the protein MIPRFLLAVATALLLTACAKDAAKPQPEETEAEADTAAVELHFHAIAGLNPGATGQPAPVRVRIFELKNAATFGRSDYFALAERAQATLGADLIDQDEVLIQPGQQLSLQRDLDPATRHIGVLVGYRELDQSLWRAVMNVPPRQYTEYQISLDVRAVRSAVVVSPSSPAQ; encoded by the coding sequence ATGATTCCCAGGTTTTTACTCGCAGTTGCCACCGCGCTTCTGCTGACCGCATGTGCCAAGGATGCGGCAAAACCCCAGCCCGAAGAGACTGAGGCCGAGGCCGACACGGCCGCCGTCGAGTTGCACTTTCACGCCATTGCCGGGCTCAACCCCGGCGCCACTGGCCAGCCAGCCCCGGTCCGGGTGCGTATTTTCGAATTGAAAAATGCCGCCACCTTCGGCCGTTCCGATTATTTCGCACTGGCCGAACGGGCCCAGGCGACGCTCGGCGCAGACCTGATCGACCAGGACGAAGTGCTGATCCAGCCCGGCCAGCAGTTGAGCCTGCAGCGCGACCTCGACCCGGCCACCCGCCATATCGGCGTACTGGTGGGGTATCGCGAGCTGGATCAGTCGTTGTGGCGCGCAGTGATGAATGTCCCGCCGCGCCAATACACCGAATACCAGATCAGCCTCGATGTGCGAGCCGTGCGCAGCGCCGTCGTGGTTTCCCCATCCAGCCCTGCCCAATAA
- the tssK gene encoding type VI secretion system baseplate subunit TssK — protein MSWNNRVVWSEGMFIGTQHFQQHDRYLENLIDARSRPLSAGAWGFSELLIDQGLLAQGKLAIISARGLLPDGTPFNIPQDDLAPSPLNVDDNLRDGLVYLALPLKRAGARDTVDEGEVLGAARYVSQVREVRDDNAPFENQAPVAVGSRALRLLVAQDGISDYAAIGLVRIKEKRADRALVLDDTYIPPLLDVVASTPLAAFRSELLGLLHQRGEALAGRVVASGAGGASEIADFMLLQLVNRAQPLIQHLSQLSPLHPERFYSELVSLAGEFSTFTASGRRPQEYPQYQHDDLALSFAPVMQALREALSMLIDSKATPIPIVEKAYGVHVAMLADKSLLDSASFILVVRADVPAETLRSHFGQQSKVGSVEHIRNLVNLQLPGIGLLPLPVAPRQIPYHAGSTYYELDRGSEHWQQLANSGGFAFYIAGQFPGLNLAFWAIRG, from the coding sequence ATGTCCTGGAACAATCGTGTGGTCTGGTCGGAAGGCATGTTCATTGGAACGCAGCACTTCCAGCAGCATGACCGTTACCTGGAGAACCTCATCGACGCCCGGAGCCGCCCGTTGTCGGCCGGCGCCTGGGGTTTCTCCGAATTGCTGATCGACCAGGGCCTGTTGGCCCAGGGCAAACTGGCAATCATCTCGGCACGGGGCCTGTTGCCGGACGGCACGCCATTCAATATTCCCCAGGATGACCTGGCGCCTAGCCCGCTGAATGTCGATGACAACCTGCGCGATGGCTTGGTGTACCTGGCCTTGCCGCTCAAGCGCGCCGGTGCGCGGGATACCGTTGACGAAGGCGAAGTCCTGGGCGCTGCGCGCTACGTGAGCCAGGTGCGCGAAGTGCGGGACGACAACGCGCCGTTCGAAAATCAGGCCCCGGTGGCCGTGGGGTCGAGGGCGCTGCGATTATTGGTTGCCCAGGATGGCATCAGCGACTACGCCGCCATCGGCCTGGTACGAATCAAGGAGAAACGCGCCGACCGTGCCTTGGTGCTCGACGACACTTACATTCCGCCGCTGCTGGATGTGGTCGCCTCCACCCCCTTGGCCGCGTTCCGCAGCGAACTGCTGGGCCTGCTGCATCAGCGCGGTGAAGCCCTCGCCGGGCGCGTGGTGGCATCCGGTGCCGGCGGTGCCTCGGAAATTGCCGATTTCATGTTGCTGCAACTGGTCAATCGTGCCCAGCCGTTGATCCAGCACTTGAGCCAGTTGAGCCCGTTGCACCCCGAGCGGTTCTACAGCGAGTTGGTGAGTCTGGCTGGCGAGTTCTCGACCTTTACCGCTTCCGGGCGGCGCCCCCAGGAATACCCGCAATACCAACACGATGACTTGGCGCTGAGTTTCGCGCCGGTGATGCAAGCCCTGCGTGAGGCGCTATCGATGCTGATCGACAGCAAGGCCACGCCGATTCCGATTGTCGAAAAAGCCTACGGCGTCCATGTGGCGATGCTGGCCGACAAGTCCCTGCTCGACAGCGCCAGCTTCATCCTGGTGGTGCGCGCCGACGTACCCGCCGAAACCCTGCGCAGCCACTTCGGCCAACAGAGCAAGGTCGGCTCGGTGGAGCACATCCGCAACCTGGTCAACCTGCAATTACCGGGCATTGGCCTGCTGCCGCTGCCGGTGGCGCCACGGCAGATCCCGTATCACGCCGGCTCCACTTATTACGAACTGGACCGGGGCAGCGAGCATTGGCAACAACTGGCCAACTCCGGCGGTTTTGCGTTCTACATCGCGGGGCAATTCCCGGGGCTGAACCTGGCTTTCTGGGCGATCCGAGGATAA